From Flexistipes sp.:
TTTGGTACATGCTCCCGGGGCGTGTGACAAAACTAACTATAAACAAAATATAACAGCAAATCTGTAAAGGTTTTACACAACAGCTATAGAGACAAAAAAGGCGGATTTTACGGCACCTCAAAAACTTTATTCAAAATCCAGACTGTTTTCCAAACATAGAAGTCAGGATAATTTCAATCACGGCTGTTTTATTTAAAGCTTCTTCAGAGAACTCAATTCCACTGCTTTCCTTTGTGTAATGGTTCATTATGATCTCAAGTGCCTTGCGCTTCTTAACCTTTTCCTCAACAAAATAAGCTTTACCAAAAGCTATCACACTGCGATACCTCATACTCCATTTGCATGCAATCTCACCTTTAATTATCTCCGTATCCGTATCAAACTCTAAGCACACATTGTTATTTTCCCTTAATATTTCTATTTTTTTGCCTTCAGCAGCACTATGA
This genomic window contains:
- a CDS encoding pyridoxamine 5'-phosphate oxidase family protein — protein: MRRQEKEIKSKSEIENIISKPDVCRLALSINNIPYIVPVSFGYKDNSIFIHSAAEGKKIEILRENNNVCLEFDTDTEIIKGEIACKWSMRYRSVIAFGKAYFVEEKVKKRKALEIIMNHYTKESSGIEFSEEALNKTAVIEIILTSMFGKQSGF